A region of the Campylobacter cuniculorum DSM 23162 = LMG 24588 genome:
GTTTGCATAATTTTTGGGGGCAATCCATAATTATGTTGAGGATACGGAGCAGGTGGAGTTTGATTTGGCATATTTGCTGGTGTTTGTGGAGCAGGTGCTGGCATAACATTTGTTTGTGGAGTTAAATTTGACTCAACGGAAAAAGCAATGCAACTTAAGGCTAAAAGCATAAAAATTTTTGATTTCATTTTTGACCTTTCATTAAAAATAATAATAAAAGTTTAAATTTATTTTGTGAAGTTTATGTGAATTTAATTCTTAATTGTTTTTTAAGCTTTATCGGATAAATAAAGCTTAAAAAATGTTTTAATTTTAAAGATATATTTTTATCAATTTGCCTTTAAAACTCATTTAAAAAATACAAAATAAAAAACTTTATAATAGCTATAAAATAAGATTTTTATATTTTTAAAAATGATTTTTTTAGATGAATATTTTTAAGTTAATATAAAATGATATTTTTCATTTATCTTTGATACATTTTAAATTTTTGTGTTATAATATTATTTAGTTTTTAAATTTTAAAAAGGATGAATAGATGAAAAAAACATTGTTTTATTTTATTCTCGTATCTTTTTTATGGGGAAAAGAAAATCTAGTGTATAGTGATGAAGTTTTATCTCTCTACTCTCATCAAAACGACAAAAAGATTTCTGGAAGATTGCTTCCTACAAATGCTTTTGAAGTTTTAAAAGAAGAGGGTGATAAGGTTTTTATTAAAATAACCGGCTATGTTAATCCAAAGGCACCATCGGTAATTTATTATAATGATTATCAAAGGATTATCGTTGCAGCATTTTCTAAAAATACAAAGTTGGATTTTTCTCAAAAAACCGCTTCTAAAAGTGGCAAATGGGATAAAGTTAGCCTTGAAATTTGGGCGGATAAAAAGGAATTTGCAAAAGATAATCAAGCAATGTTAGCAAAAGCTAAAGAGCAATTTACAAATAATTGTGGAATTTGCCATGCTTTACACAGAGAAAAAGAATTTAATGCTAATGCTTGGCCGGCTATTTTTAAATCAATGGCAGACAGAACAGGAATCGAAAAAAAAGACAGATGGCTTGTCATTGAATATTTACAAAAAAATGCAAAAGACTTTAAAAAAGGAAAATAAAATGGGTTTAGACAGAAGAAAATTTTTAAAAATCGGTGCAAATTTAAGTATTGCCTTACCTTTAATGCCAAATATTATCCACGCAAAAGGTATTGAAGCTTCTAAGATAAATTCTGGTCTTGTAAAAAATGGTTCAGTCATAACAGCGGCTCACTGGGGAATTTTAAAATTAAGTATAAAAGATGGAAAGATTGTTAAAAGTGAGCCTTGGGAAAAAGTTACAAATATGGACAATCCTTTGCAGCATTATACCGCTGATATGGTCTATAAATCTCGCATTAAGTATCCTTATGTCCGCAAATCCTATTTAGAAAATCCTGACAACCCAAAAACCGAACTTCGTGGCAAAGACGAATTTGTACGCGTAAGCTATGATGAAGCCATTAAACTGATTGCTAAAGAACTTAAAAAAACAAGAGAACAAAAAGGCACGCAAGCCATATTTGGCGGAAGTTATGGTTGGAAATCTAGCGGAAATATGCAAAATGCAAGAATCTTGTTGCATAGATTTTTAAATGTAACCGGTGGTTTTGTAGGTGTTAGCGGGGATTATTCTACGGGAGCTTCACAGGTTATAATGCCTTATGTTGTAGGCTCTATAGAAGTTTATGAACAGCAAACTTCTTGGGATAATATTTTAAAGCATTCAAAATATGTGGTGATTTGGGGAGCTGACCCAATTTCTACTTTAAGGATTGCTTGGACAGCTAGCGACCAAAGGGGATTAGCTTATTTTGAAAAACTTAAAAAAAGCAAAATCAAAGTTATCTGCATCGATCCTATTAGAACTGATACTTGTAAATTTCTTAATGCAAAATGGATAGCACCTAAGCCAAATACTGATGTAGCTTTAATGATGGGTATGGCAAGCCATTTAATTGCTAAGCAAAAAGTTGATTATAATTTTTTAGAAACCTATACAACAGGGTTTGAACAATTTAAATCTTATCTTGAAGGCAAAGAAGATGGCATTAAAAAAGATGTTAAATGGGCGAGTCAAATTTGCGGTATAGAGGAGAAAACCATACGAGAATTAGCAGAAAATTTTTATGATAATCCTACAATGATTATGAGCGGTTGGGCTATGCAAAGGGCTCAACACGGCGAGCAACCTCACTGGATGCTTGTAACACTTTGCTCTATGTTAGGACAAATCGGAACAAAAGGCGGTGGTTTTGGACTTAGTTATCATTATAGCAACGGAGGTGTGCCTACTTGCAAAGGCGGAGTAATAGGTGGTATCACCGCTTTAAGTGTGGGAATTTGGAAGAATGGCAAATTTAAGGGCTTGGCACAATCAAATAACGCAAGCGAGGGAGCTGAATGGTTGCAAAATGCAGCAAGCTATTCCTTTCCTTTAGCGAGAATTTCTGATGCCCTGCTCCACCCCGGAAAAACAATCGACCATAATGGTGAAAAAATCACTTATCCAAATATAGATTTTATTTATTGGGTGGGTGGTAATCCTTTGGTGCATCATCAAGATACTAACACCTTGCTCAAAGCTTGGCGAAAACCACGAACTATTGTTGTCAATGAAATTTATTGGACACCAAGTGCAAAAATGGCAGATATTGTTATGCCTGCAACTTCTTCTTATGAAAGAGATGATATTACAATGAGTGGAGACTATGCCAATATGCATATTGTGCCGATGAAACAAGCTGTTTTACCAGAGGGCGAAAGTAAAGATGATTATGAAATTTTTGCTGATATTTGTAAAGTCTATGGTGAAAATGTTTTTAATGCCTACACACAAAACGGACTTAAAGCAAAAGATTTTATCAAAGAATATTATGAAAATGCTCTCAATCAAACAAAATCATTTGGAGAAGTTTTTGCAACTCCTATGCCAAGTTTTGAAGAATTTTGGGCAAAAAATGAACCTATAACTTTTCAAGCTCCTAATGAAAATGTAGAATATATACGTTTTGCAGATTTTATTGAAGACCCTATACTTAACACTCTTGGCACAGATTCTGGACTTATAGAAATTTATTCTCAATCTATAGCAAAATATAATTATGATGATTGTAAAGCACATCCAACTTGGTTTGAACCTATCGAATGGCTTGGAAATGCAAGTAAAGAGGCACCTTTTCATCTTCTAACAAATCATCCTGCTAATAGACTTCATTCTCAAATGTGCCACACTTCATTAAGGGAAAAATATGCCGTAAAGGGCAGAGAACCTATACTCATAAATAAAAAAGATGCTAGTAAATTAGGCATCAAAAATGGTGATATTGTTCGTGTGTTTAACAAAAGAGGCGAAGTCTTAGCAGGAGCTGTTGTGAGTGATGATATCTTAGAAGGTGTCGTAAGACTTTGTGAAGGCGGTTGGTATGACCCCGATGAAAAAGGACTTTGCAAATATGGCAGTGCTAATGTTTTAACCTTAGATATGCCTACCTCGAAACTTGCTAATGGCAATATTGCTCATACAGGACTTGTTAATATAGAAAAATATAAAGGAGATTTGCCTTTAGTTACTGCTTTTAAATCTCCAAAAGGTGCATTATAAATTTAGAAAGCTTTCGGGCTTTCTACTGATGAGTCCTATAAAGTATTTAATTTTCTTAATTTAAAATAAAAAATTAATATAAAACTCATATTCTATCAGTAATTCTTAATAAAAAATATATTTTATCTACAATATCAAAATTTAAATAAAATCCGCAATTTTAGAACCAAATTTGAGATTTTGCCCGTTTTTTATCTTAAAATTTAAACAAGCTTTTTGTGCGATTAAAACTATGGTTGAGCCTAATTCAAAATATCCTAATTCCTCACCCTTTTTGAGTTTTAAATTTTCATAAACACGACTAAAATCATGGGAAGTTTTAGCATTAGTTTGAATGCTTTCATCAAAATGAAAACGCATTTTGCCCACATTTTGTGCTCCAACAAAAACAAGCCAAAAGATAAAACCTTTTGCACTTTTACATTTTAAACTCACTCTTTCATTTTTTGTGTAAAGATTAGGAATTTTTTTCAAATACTTTTCACTCACACTATAAAGAGCTCCCCTCGTATAAACAGCTCGTAAAATCTCTAAATCACAAGGAGCATGATAGCGGTGATAATCTTTAGGTGAAAGATAGATATTGACATAATCAAGCCCTTTTTCAAGCTCTTTTTTTTCAAAATTTTCTCTTAAAAGCTCTTCTAAACTATAAGTATATCCTTTAATGCTAAAAGCAAATTGTTCATTTTCAGCTAAAAAAGCTTGTCCGCTTTGTAAAATCTTGCCATCGCTTGGACTTATAAAACCATCATCAAGTTTGCGATTTTTTTGCAAACTTCGTGTAAAAAGTGCATTGAGACTTTCATATTCATTAGGATTTTTAAATTCACCCATGTCGATTTTAAAATATTTTACATAATTTTGATTGATAAAATCTTGCAAGGGTTTAAAAAATTTATACCGAGCTAAGAGTCCAAAAAGTCTTGAGCTTTGATTTGAAAAACTCATTTTTGTGCTTTTAAATTTAAAATTGCAATTTCACTTTGAGCAAAAACGCGTATGCTAGGTCCCCAAAATCCAGCTCCAGTGCTGACAAAAAGCTTAGTTTTATGATTTAATTCATACAATCCTTTAAGAAAACCTTGATTGATTTTAACTAAAAACATAAATGGAAAAACCTGTCCCCCATGTGTATGTCCGCTTAAAATCAAATCAAAATCACTCAAATCATAAAGCAAGGCTGTTTTAGGTTGATGAGCAAGTAAAATACTTGGTTTAGAAGTGTTTAAATCCACTTTAACCCTTGCTAAATCGGGAGCTAAAATCCCTTTTTGCAAACCCGCTAAATCACCCAAACCAGCAATATTTATAAAACCTAAATCCATGTTTTGATTGAGCAAGATGTGCATTTTGGTATTATTTTTTAATGTTTGTAAAATTTCATTGATACCATGATAATACTCATGATTTCCGGGAACATAGAAAACTCCATATTTAGACTTAAAATCATCAATTTTTGAAATATAATTTTCAAAAATTGATGATTTTGTATCCACCAAATCACCTACAATCATTATCATATCAGGATCTTGCTGATTGACTTTAACAATGAGTTTTTCTAAAAAACCTTCATGTAAATTCTTACCCAAATGAATGTCAGTTAGCACAGCGATTTTTAAATCTTGCTCAAGTCCGGAAATATTAATATCCAAAGTTTTAATTTCAGGGACTTTAATGGCATTATTGATGCTCACATAAGTGAAAAAGACCCCTAAAGCAACCAAAAATAAATTTGAAACAATTTGTAAAGATATGTAAGGTTTTTTATATTTACCTAATAAAAGCAAAATGAGTCTTATAATATCAAGGATTAAGGTCATAAAAAATAAACAATAAGTCGGTGCATAAAGCATAGATAAAAAAGAGTAAATTTCATCATTTAAAAGCTCTAAGGTATTGCCACGAATGAGTAAAAAAGATGCTTGAATGACAGAAAGTAAAAATAAAACAAATATAAAAAATTTATGGAAGTATTTAAAAATGATAAGTTTTTTAATCAATCTTTTATAAATATAAACATTAGCCAAGATAAAAATCAATGAACTGATAAGGGAAAACAATAAAAATACCATAAGATAATTATAGCAAGTAAAATTAAATGTTCGTATATTTTTTTTTGTTATAATTGTGTTTTTAAAATTTAAAAGGTTTTTTAATGTATCGTTTTGCACCCTCTCC
Encoded here:
- a CDS encoding molybdopterin guanine dinucleotide-containing S/N-oxide reductase, which codes for MGLDRRKFLKIGANLSIALPLMPNIIHAKGIEASKINSGLVKNGSVITAAHWGILKLSIKDGKIVKSEPWEKVTNMDNPLQHYTADMVYKSRIKYPYVRKSYLENPDNPKTELRGKDEFVRVSYDEAIKLIAKELKKTREQKGTQAIFGGSYGWKSSGNMQNARILLHRFLNVTGGFVGVSGDYSTGASQVIMPYVVGSIEVYEQQTSWDNILKHSKYVVIWGADPISTLRIAWTASDQRGLAYFEKLKKSKIKVICIDPIRTDTCKFLNAKWIAPKPNTDVALMMGMASHLIAKQKVDYNFLETYTTGFEQFKSYLEGKEDGIKKDVKWASQICGIEEKTIRELAENFYDNPTMIMSGWAMQRAQHGEQPHWMLVTLCSMLGQIGTKGGGFGLSYHYSNGGVPTCKGGVIGGITALSVGIWKNGKFKGLAQSNNASEGAEWLQNAASYSFPLARISDALLHPGKTIDHNGEKITYPNIDFIYWVGGNPLVHHQDTNTLLKAWRKPRTIVVNEIYWTPSAKMADIVMPATSSYERDDITMSGDYANMHIVPMKQAVLPEGESKDDYEIFADICKVYGENVFNAYTQNGLKAKDFIKEYYENALNQTKSFGEVFATPMPSFEEFWAKNEPITFQAPNENVEYIRFADFIEDPILNTLGTDSGLIEIYSQSIAKYNYDDCKAHPTWFEPIEWLGNASKEAPFHLLTNHPANRLHSQMCHTSLREKYAVKGREPILINKKDASKLGIKNGDIVRVFNKRGEVLAGAVVSDDILEGVVRLCEGGWYDPDEKGLCKYGSANVLTLDMPTSKLANGNIAHTGLVNIEKYKGDLPLVTAFKSPKGAL
- a CDS encoding phosphatidylserine decarboxylase; the encoded protein is MSFSNQSSRLFGLLARYKFFKPLQDFINQNYVKYFKIDMGEFKNPNEYESLNALFTRSLQKNRKLDDGFISPSDGKILQSGQAFLAENEQFAFSIKGYTYSLEELLRENFEKKELEKGLDYVNIYLSPKDYHRYHAPCDLEILRAVYTRGALYSVSEKYLKKIPNLYTKNERVSLKCKSAKGFIFWLVFVGAQNVGKMRFHFDESIQTNAKTSHDFSRVYENLKLKKGEELGYFELGSTIVLIAQKACLNFKIKNGQNLKFGSKIADFI
- a CDS encoding PepSY-like domain-containing protein, with the translated sequence MKSKIFMLLALSCIAFSVESNLTPQTNVMPAPAPQTPANMPNQTPPAPYPQHNYGLPPKIMQTINQMYPGVYVRDIDYEAYGYEVELSNRMELFFDREGKLLGQKYDY
- a CDS encoding cytochrome c3 family protein, translated to MKKTLFYFILVSFLWGKENLVYSDEVLSLYSHQNDKKISGRLLPTNAFEVLKEEGDKVFIKITGYVNPKAPSVIYYNDYQRIIVAAFSKNTKLDFSQKTASKSGKWDKVSLEIWADKKEFAKDNQAMLAKAKEQFTNNCGICHALHREKEFNANAWPAIFKSMADRTGIEKKDRWLVIEYLQKNAKDFKKGK
- a CDS encoding metallophosphoesterase gives rise to the protein MVFLLFSLISSLIFILANVYIYKRLIKKLIIFKYFHKFFIFVLFLLSVIQASFLLIRGNTLELLNDEIYSFLSMLYAPTYCLFFMTLILDIIRLILLLLGKYKKPYISLQIVSNLFLVALGVFFTYVSINNAIKVPEIKTLDINISGLEQDLKIAVLTDIHLGKNLHEGFLEKLIVKVNQQDPDMIMIVGDLVDTKSSIFENYISKIDDFKSKYGVFYVPGNHEYYHGINEILQTLKNNTKMHILLNQNMDLGFINIAGLGDLAGLQKGILAPDLARVKVDLNTSKPSILLAHQPKTALLYDLSDFDLILSGHTHGGQVFPFMFLVKINQGFLKGLYELNHKTKLFVSTGAGFWGPSIRVFAQSEIAILNLKAQK